One genomic region from Remersonia thermophila strain ATCC 22073 chromosome 1, whole genome shotgun sequence encodes:
- a CDS encoding mitochondrial 37S ribosomal protein mS38 : MLPSVRRVVAAAAPSSPAVSSLASSAPRAAAYSVGLRKTGLHQRRYSSSKPSSPDDGSRDFAPRPVPASRGSKSEKKAKAPVPQPPSVPSTRHIGDEGLALSTFFALHRPISVTQLLPKTVSEDDFAQIFATRSRHNRVSDVLSTLSQTVHDLEEPLSKLSLANREKQQQQQQQQTQEPSDDGSARLSLKHPDGSETNLHFQFNPLAGQYLPYAPPPPPEPLADEDAAAAAGAAAAEVAADAAGAAASEPLVEAAEPQTRVYKAVVTIEETLEADGQVKVVAHSPELIEDEGDRAPRTFLERMWRRQMRYDDACRRQDRPMQAISVRRIRKLKMKKKKYKKLMRRTRNQRRKLDRL; encoded by the exons ATGCTGCCCTCCGTCCGAcgggtcgtggcggcggctgccccgtcctcgcccgccgtctcgtcccttgcctcctccgccccccgcgccgccgcctacaGCGTCGGGCTCCGGAAAACCGGTCTTCACCAGCGCCGCTACTCGTCGTCCAAGCCCTCGAGCCCAGACGACGGCTCCCGCGACTTTGCCCCTCGCCCCGTCCCTGCGTCACGAGGCTCCAAGTCGGaaaagaaggccaaggccccCGTGCCCCAGCCGCCCAGCGTTCCCAGCACCAGGCATATCGGGGATGAAG gcCTCGCGCTTTCGACCTTCTtcgccctccaccgccccaTCTCGGTGACCCAGCTCCTGCCCAAGACGGTCTCCGAAGACGACTTCGCCCAGATCTTTGCCACGCGCTCCCGCCACAACAGGGTATCCGACGTGCTCTCGACGCTGTCGCAGACGGTACATGACCTGGAGGAACCCCTCTCCAAGCTGAGCCTTGCCAACCGGgaaaagcagcagcagcagcagcagcaacagacGCAGGAACCCTCCGACGACGGTTCCGCCCGCCTCAGCCTCAAGCACCCCGACGGCTCCGAGACCAACCTCCACTTCCAGTTCAACCCCCTGGCCGGCCAGTACCTGCCGtacgccccgcccccgccccccgagccgctcgccgacgaggacgccgccgcggccgccggtgctgccgctgccgaggtggccgccgacgccgccggcgccgccgcctcggagccgctcgtcgaggcggccgagccgcagACGCGCGTGTACAAGGCCGTGGTGACCATCGAGGAgacgctcgaggccgacgggcagGTCAAGGTGGTGGCGCACAGCCCGGAGCTgatcgaggacgagggcgaccgggcgccgcggaccTTCCTCGAGCGCATGTGGCGGCGCCAGATGCGCTACGACgacgcctgccgccgccaggacCGCCCCATGCAGGCCATCAGCGTGCGCCGCATCCGCAAGCTcaagatgaagaagaagaagtaCAAGAAGCTCATGCGGAGGACCCGGAATCAGCGGCGGAAGCTGGATCGCTTGTGA